A region of the Agromyces sp. CF514 genome:
GGCCGACGCCGATGACGCCGAGGAGTTCGGCCGCGAGGCCGATCTGCGCGACGCGGGCGAGGGTCTTGGTGCCGGTGAAGTTGAAGACGAGCGCGAGCACGAGCAGCCCGAGCGTGAATGCGAGCGTCGTCTCGGGCGTCGAGGCGATGCCGACGAGGCTCGCGGCGAATCCGGCGCCGTATCCGGCGACGGCGGTGATCGTGACGATCATGGCCCAGATGTAGACCCAGGCGGCCATCCACGCGTAGCGGCGGCCCCAGAGGCGACGTGCCCAGGGGTAGATGCCGCCGTGGATCGGGTACTGCGAGACGACTTCGCCGAAGACCAACGAGACGAGCAGTTGGCCGGCACCGACGATGACGATCCACCAGATGGACGGAGGTCCGCCGATGGAGAGCGCCGTCGCGAAGAGCGAGTAGACGCCCACGAGGGGCGAGAGGTACGTGAAGCCGAGGGCGAAGTTGGCCCAGAGGCTCATCGAGCGGTTGAACGAGTCCTGGTAGCCGAGGACTTCGAGGTGATCGCTGTCGCCGAGGTCGGTCGGCTTGGCTGGTTCGACGGACATGTGCGCCTTTCGGGGTCGTCAGGAGGTGCCGTCGACGCCCCCTCGCCGCGACCACCTCATCGTGGTTGCGCCAGCATAGCCATACTTCCGGTCGTAAAACTATAGGTTGGGATGATTTAGTTCGCGGATGCCGCGACGACACCCGAGCCGAGCAGGTCGGGCAGCTCGGACATGCTCGAGAAGAGGTGCGAGGCGCCGGCGGCGAGCAGGGCGTCGGGGGGAGTGGACGCGGGGCCCCCGGGCGCGAACCCGAACACGGTGGCTCCGGCGGCGACGCCGGCAGTCACGCCCGCAACCGTGTCCTCGACCACGGCGCACTCGTGCGGATCGACGCCGAGGCCTATGGCCGCGGCGAGGTAGACGTCGGGCGCCGGCTTGCTGCGCGCGGTCTCCATGCCGCTGTACACGTGCTCGCCGAACGTATCGGCCAGGCCGATCTTGCCGAGCTGCAGCTCGATCTTCGGTCGGTCGGCGCCCAAGGCGCAGGCGATACGCCCGCGGAAGGCCGAGGCGATGGTCGTGACCGCGGCGACGGCGCCGGGAATCGGCTCGAGGTCGACCGCGAGGGCGCGGTTGCGTCGCTCGCGGAACTCGAGCAGCCAGGCCTGGTCGGGCCGCACCCCGGTGTGCTCCGCGATGACGTCGAACTCGTCGGTCAGGGCGCGGCCGATGAAGCGCTCGACGCACTCCTCGCGGCTGATCTGCCAGCCGAGCTCGTGCAGCATTCCGCGCAGCACGCCGTTGGTGATCACCTCGGAATCGACGAGCACCCCGTCGCAGTCGAAGAGCACGGCCTGGAATCGCTGCACGGGAGTCACCCCATCGACGCTACCGCGCGCTCGACGCGCGGATGCCCCGGGGCGTCGGCCCCGGGGCATCCGGTCGTGCGAGATGCGAAGCGGCGATCAGCCGATGCGGATCATCTTCTTGTTGACGAACTCGTCGGCTCCGAAGCGGCCGAGCTCGCGGCCCGAGCCGGAGCGCTTGATGCCGCC
Encoded here:
- a CDS encoding HAD family phosphatase, with product MTPVQRFQAVLFDCDGVLVDSEVITNGVLRGMLHELGWQISREECVERFIGRALTDEFDVIAEHTGVRPDQAWLLEFRERRNRALAVDLEPIPGAVAAVTTIASAFRGRIACALGADRPKIELQLGKIGLADTFGEHVYSGMETARSKPAPDVYLAAAIGLGVDPHECAVVEDTVAGVTAGVAAGATVFGFAPGGPASTPPDALLAAGASHLFSSMSELPDLLGSGVVAASAN